TCAGCCAAATATTCATGTGACATTTCCGACGATcagagtttgggcaattttgtccaacaaaaatatagggaaaattaacaaatcctaaaacataaacaaaaaaaccctaggttttctacGGTCTCCCCATTCATTGTACCCATCctctgcaaagtcaaagaccaaagttctccccattccttgtacccatccccgcaaagtcgaagacccaaattctctgcCGATTGAGGCAcgtattaaaaaacaaaaagaaaaccatatgtttctttctttgtttacgAAGAGCCAAATTCTTCGCCGGTCAGGCAAGGCAAGGTGTAGTTGCGTGATTAGTGATTTGATTGAGGAGCAGcgggggagaagaaaaaagaaaacacaaacacctaaatgaataacctaaacttaattaatttataattttccttttttttttttccaatcataaattttgacaaaattgccccAATTTTAATCGCCAGAAAATATCTACCGGTGAACTAAGAtcctcaatagagattaacttgatcaccccgagtccttatttgacacaaaattcactttcaattcttatttaaaataattggtcaacttcgggtccttatatgataaaaataaaataaataaataaataaataattttatttgagaaaatagattgcttcggattcttatttgaaattttcccttataAAAGTCTATAAAAGTCTGCTTAAGATATCCCACCCACCCAGCTTCCTTTAAAACCCCACGAAAGATCTCGGATCTCAGAGCACAAGCACCACGCTCCCACCATGATTTCCGCCTCCTTTTTCTCAGCCTTGTGGCGCTTTGATCTCTTTCCTTCGCTTTCTCACTCCATCCTCTTCCCATCGCTATTCATCGTCCCCAGCGtcgtcttcctcttcttcttcagatcgtccccgccgccgccctcgaAGAACTTCCCGAGAGTCTACCCTATCTTCGGCTCCTACTTCTCGTTCTTCGCCAACATAAAACGGCGTATCGACTGGACCGCCGACCTGGTCCGGAACTCCCCCTCGGCGACCTACGTCTTCCACCGCACCCTCGGCAACCGCCAGGTCTTCACCGGCAATCCCGCCAACGTCGAGCACATCCTCAAGACCCACTTCGGCAACTACGAGAAGGGCGGGGTCTTCACGATTACCCTCCGGGACGTCCTCGGCGATGGGATCTTCAATATCGACGGTGAGTCCTGGAAGTTCCAGAGGCAGGTCGCCAGCCACGAGTTCAACACCCGGTCGCTGCGGAAGTTCGTCGAGAAGGTCGTCGACGCCGAGCTGAACGAGCGGCTCGTGCCTCTCCTGGCTTCTGCCGCCAAGAGCGGGTCAGTGATAGACATGGAGGACATCCTTCAGAGGTTCGCCTTCGACAACATATGCAAGATCGCGTTCGGGTTCGATGCCGAATATCTGTCGCCATCTCTTCCTCAGCCGAGAGTAAGTATTGTCCGGACTCATTTTACTAAATTACAGATGTAAAAGATGTGTGGTTTAGGGTAAGCCTTGCCAAGCAACACAAATTCCTGTCAATCACATCACTCATCGAACGATTTGGTATTCGACAGGCGAAGTTCGCAGAAGCTTTTGAAGACGCAGTGAGAATAAGCAGCGCGAGGTTTCGAGAGTTCTTCTCCGTGATTTGGAGGATCAAGCGTTTCTTCAACGTAGGATCCGAAAAGCGCCTCCGGGTCGCGGTCTCCGAAGTCCGTGAGTTTGCGAAGAAAATcgtgagggaaaagaagagagagctAAGAGAGAAGTCGCTGCCGGAGTCGGCCGCCGACGACCTTCTGTCGCGGTTCTTGAGCTCAGGCCACTCCGATGAGAACTTCGTCATCGACATCGTCATCAGCTTCATACTTGCCGGCCGGGACACCACATCGGCCGCGCTGACGTGGTACTTCTGGCTGCTCCACAAGAACCCAGAGGTGGAGGCCAAAGTCCGGGCTGAGATCATGGAGAAGTCCGATGCACACGCCGCGGGGTACGATGATGTGAAGGAGATGGTGTACACGCACGCGTCGCTGTGTGAGAGCATGCGGTTTTACCCGCCAGTGCCGCTCGACACGAAGGAGGCTATGAGCGACGACGTCTTGGAGGACGGCACGGTGGTGAAGAAGGGGATGTGGGTGACATACCATACGTACGCGATGGGGAGGCTGGAGCAGCTATGGGGAAAGGATTGGCCGGAGTTCAGGCCGGAGCGGTGGCTGAGGGCGGCGGAGGATGGCAGCGAGAAGTGGGCGTTCGTTAATAGGGACGCGTTCGTGTACCCGGTGTTCAACGCGGGGCCTAGGGTTTGTCTTGGGAAGGAAATGGCGTTCCTGCAAATGAAGAGAGTGGTGGCCGGGGTGCTGCGGCAGTTCAGGGTGGTGCCCGCGgcggaggaagggagggagccGGTGTTCATTTCGTACCTGAGCTCGAAGATGGAGGGCGGCTTCCCGGTGAGGATTGAGGTGAGAAAGTGAATGGGAAAGTCAAACGGGGAAAGTCAAACTTTAGTTTCTGTTTTCTCTTTAGAGATCGTGTATCCATCATCCGCAGTTGCCCTTTGACTAGTATGTTGCTCTCGCAACACGGCATTGACGGGGTAATTAATCTTGTTTTATGTAACGAATCCGTATTGAATTCACCCGTTCTACATTGGTCAGACATCAAAGGGAATGGTCAAGGTATCCATGCAAGATTGTGATCGTTTGTATACGAGCTTGTAATTACGAATCACGTAGTAGACGCATCGAGACCGAATATCCATCCCcttcaaaaaagagaaagagagatgaaaaactcgaaaaaaataaagcaaagaatATGGTACCGTGGgtgcaaaaattatctaaaaagacTTAAATCTAGtgtattttcattaatttagttctaaacatttcaattttaccaattgaatctaTTCGGATAATTTTAACCACAAATCATAAATATGGACATTAGTAGTGTCATATGTAAACGGTCAACGTTGAtgtggattatttttttataatttttttctttttatatttctatcaATTCTGACGAAGGTCATCAGCCAATCATCACTAACCACACATGAGGGCTAGCAATCCTCGTAATGGTGAGGGCCATGCAACTCTTGTCTATGATCGATGAGGGTTAGCCGgcaaaattttttcaaaaaatataaaaattatctacgtcaATATTGATTATGCCACATAAGACATAGTATAAAAGTCAATGATTTCCGATTAAAATTGGtcgaataaaattaattaattaaacatgaaaaaatttagaatttaattggtaaaaattaaaatgtttaggacttatttAGCAAAAAAACATAATAGGTTTGTggctttttggataatttttactATTGTAGGAAGAGATGAAATAAGGCATTTGAGCGAGGTCAAAGGAAATGATTACAGGTTGGGGTGTCTCTTCGTGGCTATGCAAATTAGAGCAATGTTAAAACATGTCGAGCTTTATTAAAAACTATTTATCAAATGGGATGGCATCATCTACTTATATTCCCTTTTTAGTTACTTATAGCAAGCCTTTTCCTGTTGGAAACAAAATCCGATAACCCAACCTATCTTTAAGTAATATAACTagtattttaagaaaatagacTATGCAGACAATCAATGGCATAATAGTTAAGATATTGAATGTAATTCCTGATTTCAATACCCATAAGCTAGAAACTGGTTCAAAACTGATAGATTAGTTCTCGAGTAGAAATATTATTCGACTTATAAAACCAAGAATTGAATCTTTCAAGGTTGGTTCTCCAATTTTTTACTAAGGAATCTATCGGTTTCCCGTTAGGCCACCTCGAAACCAGTCAGTAGGATCGGT
The sequence above is drawn from the Eucalyptus grandis isolate ANBG69807.140 chromosome 11, ASM1654582v1, whole genome shotgun sequence genome and encodes:
- the LOC104427932 gene encoding cytochrome P450 94A1; the encoded protein is MISASFFSALWRFDLFPSLSHSILFPSLFIVPSVVFLFFFRSSPPPPSKNFPRVYPIFGSYFSFFANIKRRIDWTADLVRNSPSATYVFHRTLGNRQVFTGNPANVEHILKTHFGNYEKGGVFTITLRDVLGDGIFNIDGESWKFQRQVASHEFNTRSLRKFVEKVVDAELNERLVPLLASAAKSGSVIDMEDILQRFAFDNICKIAFGFDAEYLSPSLPQPRAKFAEAFEDAVRISSARFREFFSVIWRIKRFFNVGSEKRLRVAVSEVREFAKKIVREKKRELREKSLPESAADDLLSRFLSSGHSDENFVIDIVISFILAGRDTTSAALTWYFWLLHKNPEVEAKVRAEIMEKSDAHAAGYDDVKEMVYTHASLCESMRFYPPVPLDTKEAMSDDVLEDGTVVKKGMWVTYHTYAMGRLEQLWGKDWPEFRPERWLRAAEDGSEKWAFVNRDAFVYPVFNAGPRVCLGKEMAFLQMKRVVAGVLRQFRVVPAAEEGREPVFISYLSSKMEGGFPVRIEVRK